From a single bacterium genomic region:
- a CDS encoding choice-of-anchor D domain-containing protein, producing MKLRALMAALVAAVVFAFPSSTNAFSGSGLGTVGDPYVITDVGQLQEMSDDLAAAYELGNHIDATATLGWNGGGGFDCVGSTATPFTGSLDGQDYIITGLWIDWPTSETVGLIGSVDAAAAISNVRIVGAAVTGEQYVGILAGVNAGTITNCDTAGAATGEQSVGGLIGGNALNVQDCHSDAVVIATLESAGGLVGLNSMGGTIQECYSNGLVSAPVNAGGFAAINMPFATIMNCYSLATVSGEVGAGGFVGSSWYFGTVGACYSAGYVTGNALVGGFEGYTVGGTASSCFWDMESSGQPTSSSGTGMTTAEMKQQATFDPPWDFSTVWSIHENRSYPFFYEGSPTQDIDVQPSNAMFGNVPINQGAATREIFIFNQGSVNLTIASVVLTGDSEFSISSDTGDALLAPSTARAIEISFDPDSLGDRSALLTIVSNDLDEAIKTISISGTGYNTAPIAAEYAANSAVALDGDNESVSLAANAALQISGDITLEAWVYPNTISEPTQHIINWGGPGSGEGDNYLYAMRIRDTGDIGVYHENGGVAGADVILDFETNIPVDQWTHVAVVRDATAMTYEAFVNGVSAGTLSYTDPPTGGDVGVAAAHIGANAALSNVFNGLIDEVRVWDAQRTGPQIAADMYHELNGDESNLVGYWQLNEADITKVTPDLTGNGNDGTLEGEAYIYSPSEAMGVNSEVAATTSEDADTTVTLFGFDADGDTLAAVITQLPNAGEGRLYQLAAPGPVRGAEITAIETALTDSGMRFVYAPENRTSDYESIVRWKVDDGFVESTNATTCTLSVIADGDAPVLVADSLTIDEGGLETLGTVNLEATGDWAVSFRVDTLPQFGTLRRNAVALNVTDSFTQQDVSDGLLEYEHDSSDTTADDFDFSYQDADSGWIGGNTFTITVNPVNDPPVLTTNNPLSCERGGSAVITDSYLAAIDDNPADEVIYTVTAFPVHGSLTVDGTELLPRRAPDTFTQADINAGLVSYTNDGAGLDPDSFEFGCDSGSGSPISATFNITVNVPASVDDWRILQAE from the coding sequence ATGAAACTCAGAGCACTGATGGCGGCACTTGTTGCCGCAGTGGTTTTTGCCTTTCCCAGCAGCACAAATGCATTCTCAGGTTCCGGACTGGGAACCGTCGGAGATCCTTACGTCATCACAGACGTCGGACAGCTTCAGGAGATGAGCGATGATCTCGCCGCGGCCTATGAACTGGGCAATCACATCGATGCCACGGCAACGCTCGGATGGAACGGCGGCGGCGGATTCGATTGCGTTGGATCGACGGCAACGCCCTTCACGGGATCTCTGGATGGCCAGGATTACATCATCACAGGCCTCTGGATCGATTGGCCGACATCCGAGACCGTAGGATTGATTGGTTCTGTCGATGCCGCAGCGGCGATCTCCAACGTTCGCATAGTCGGGGCTGCCGTCACCGGCGAGCAATACGTCGGCATCCTCGCCGGCGTAAATGCCGGCACGATCACGAATTGCGACACGGCCGGAGCCGCCACGGGAGAGCAAAGCGTCGGCGGCCTGATTGGCGGGAATGCTCTGAATGTGCAGGATTGCCACAGCGATGCCGTCGTCATCGCGACATTGGAATCTGCCGGTGGATTGGTTGGTCTGAATTCCATGGGAGGCACAATCCAGGAGTGCTACAGCAACGGTCTGGTTTCCGCTCCCGTGAATGCTGGCGGTTTTGCGGCCATCAACATGCCATTCGCAACAATCATGAACTGCTACAGTCTTGCCACCGTCTCCGGCGAGGTCGGGGCCGGCGGTTTCGTCGGCTCTTCGTGGTATTTCGGGACAGTAGGCGCCTGCTACAGTGCCGGATACGTGACGGGAAACGCGCTGGTAGGAGGCTTCGAAGGCTACACGGTTGGGGGCACGGCTTCCTCCTGCTTCTGGGATATGGAATCATCTGGCCAGCCAACATCTTCCTCGGGGACGGGCATGACCACTGCCGAAATGAAGCAGCAGGCGACGTTCGATCCGCCATGGGATTTCTCGACTGTCTGGTCGATACACGAGAATCGCAGCTATCCCTTCTTCTACGAGGGAAGCCCCACTCAAGACATCGACGTGCAACCGTCCAACGCGATGTTCGGCAACGTCCCGATCAATCAGGGGGCTGCCACGCGCGAGATCTTCATCTTCAACCAGGGCAGCGTGAACCTGACCATCGCGAGTGTCGTACTGACCGGAGATTCCGAATTCTCGATTTCGTCAGACACCGGAGACGCGTTGCTTGCTCCGTCGACGGCTCGCGCGATCGAGATTTCATTCGATCCGGATTCACTCGGGGACAGATCGGCTCTACTGACGATCGTCAGCAATGATCTGGACGAGGCCATCAAGACCATTTCTATCAGTGGAACGGGCTACAACACGGCTCCCATCGCCGCCGAGTACGCCGCAAACAGCGCTGTGGCACTCGACGGTGACAATGAGTCCGTCAGCCTCGCTGCGAATGCGGCATTGCAGATCTCAGGCGACATTACTCTGGAAGCGTGGGTTTACCCAAACACGATCTCCGAGCCAACGCAGCACATCATTAACTGGGGAGGTCCAGGAAGCGGAGAGGGCGATAATTACCTGTACGCCATGCGGATTCGCGACACAGGCGATATCGGGGTCTATCACGAAAACGGCGGAGTGGCTGGAGCCGATGTCATTCTGGACTTTGAAACGAACATCCCGGTCGATCAATGGACCCACGTGGCCGTCGTCCGCGACGCCACGGCGATGACCTACGAGGCATTCGTGAATGGCGTTTCGGCGGGTACGCTCAGTTACACCGATCCGCCGACCGGCGGCGATGTCGGAGTGGCGGCCGCGCACATTGGGGCCAATGCCGCCTTGAGCAACGTATTCAATGGCCTGATCGACGAGGTACGCGTCTGGGATGCTCAACGTACCGGCCCTCAGATCGCTGCCGACATGTATCATGAGCTCAACGGCGACGAATCCAATCTTGTCGGCTACTGGCAGTTAAATGAGGCCGATATCACGAAGGTCACGCCGGATCTGACCGGCAACGGCAATGATGGCACTCTGGAAGGTGAGGCCTATATCTACAGTCCGTCTGAGGCGATGGGAGTCAACTCCGAGGTCGCAGCCACAACGAGCGAAGATGCGGACACGACAGTGACGCTGTTCGGATTCGATGCGGATGGCGATACGCTGGCCGCGGTGATTACGCAGCTTCCGAACGCGGGAGAAGGGCGACTCTATCAACTCGCCGCGCCCGGCCCCGTCCGCGGTGCGGAAATCACAGCGATCGAAACGGCGCTCACGGATTCGGGAATGCGCTTCGTGTATGCGCCCGAGAACCGCACCAGCGATTACGAGTCAATCGTCCGTTGGAAGGTCGACGATGGCTTTGTTGAATCGACAAACGCAACGACCTGCACGCTGTCTGTGATTGCCGACGGCGATGCCCCGGTCCTTGTCGCCGATTCGCTGACAATCGATGAAGGCGGACTGGAGACGCTGGGCACGGTGAATCTGGAAGCAACAGGCGATTGGGCGGTCTCATTCCGCGTCGACACATTGCCTCAGTTCGGAACCTTGCGGCGAAACGCCGTCGCGCTGAACGTCACTGATAGCTTCACCCAGCAGGATGTTTCCGACGGATTGCTCGAGTACGAACACGACAGCTCGGATACAACCGCGGACGATTTCGACTTCTCCTATCAAGATGCCGACTCCGGCTGGATCGGAGGCAACACGTTCACCATTACGGTCAATCCGGTGAATGATCCCCCGGTGCTGACAACGAATAATCCGCTGTCCTGCGAACGCGGCGGATCGGCTGTCATCACGGATTCCTACCTCGCTGCCATCGATGATAATCCTGCTGATGAGGTCATTTATACCGTGACGGCGTTCCCGGTCCATGGATCGTTGACCGTCGATGGGACGGAACTCCTGCCGCGGCGTGCCCCCGATACATTCACGCAGGCCGACATCAACGCGGGGCTGGTCAGCTACACAAACGATGGCGCGGGGTTGGATCCGGACTCCTTTGAGTTTGGTTGCGACAGCGGATCGGGCAGCCCGATCTCGGCGACATTCAATATCACAGTGAACGTGCCTGCCTCTGTCGACGACTGGAGAATCCTCCAAGCCGAATAG
- the upp gene encoding uracil phosphoribosyltransferase: MAVKIVDHPLITHKLSIIRDAETSTKKFREIVSEITLLLTYEATWDLPMVECEIDTPICRMKTRTLENGRFVITPILRAGLGMVQGMLNIFPLAKVAHIGLQRDEETALPRTYYYNIPPDLSGSTVLVVDPMLATAGSMSAAVDLIKKSRPQEIKAICLLAAPEGAARMERDHPDVNVYVGAMDERLNEKAYIVPGLGDAGDRIFGTL; this comes from the coding sequence GTGGCCGTTAAGATCGTCGATCACCCCCTGATTACACACAAACTCAGCATCATCCGCGACGCCGAAACCAGCACCAAGAAGTTTCGCGAAATCGTCTCGGAGATTACGCTCCTGCTGACCTACGAAGCGACCTGGGACCTTCCCATGGTGGAGTGCGAGATCGATACGCCAATCTGCAGGATGAAGACTCGCACGCTTGAAAACGGTCGATTTGTGATCACGCCGATCCTGCGCGCCGGGCTCGGAATGGTCCAGGGAATGCTGAACATCTTTCCGCTGGCAAAGGTCGCACATATCGGTCTGCAGCGCGATGAGGAAACGGCACTGCCGCGGACTTATTACTACAATATCCCACCCGATCTGAGTGGCTCGACCGTGCTGGTGGTGGATCCGATGCTTGCGACCGCGGGGAGCATGAGCGCGGCCGTTGACCTTATTAAGAAGAGTCGGCCGCAGGAGATTAAGGCGATCTGCCTTCTGGCCGCTCCGGAAGGCGCCGCTCGCATGGAGCGCGATCATCCCGACGTCAACGTTTACGTCGGCGCCATGGACGAGCGACTGAACGAGAAGGCCTACATCGTGCCGGGCCTTGGCGACGCAGGAGATCGGATTTTCGGCACGTTGTAG